A segment of the Arachis hypogaea cultivar Tifrunner chromosome 5, arahy.Tifrunner.gnm2.J5K5, whole genome shotgun sequence genome:
TCTCTTTTCGTTTTTGGTCTGATAACCCACTTATCTGTTTTTGATCACTATTCTGCCTGGGAATGCCCAGCCCACATATccaccttttttttttgtgtgtttttgggGTCCAcattgtttaattaaaaaattgtaaCTAATTAATGATCACAGATGTATGATGGTTCATCCTTAGAACTTTTTTACCAAGCAAAAAGTGCTGTATTTCttgctaattaaataaattttaatttcttacttatattttatagtaataatttaaattaagtaattataattttaagtttaagaattaaaatttagaatttagattcatagtttatgatttaaaatttaaaatttagaatttaaaatttatgctTTAGTGTTTAAAGAGCAATGCACTCTATTTTTTTGGGAGTGCATTAGCATCTATcatgtataatatttttttttgagtgagtatttacatataaaTCTTTCCATGTAAAAATGATAATTGGGTTAGATGATTGACTAATTTATCATGAAATGACTTTGAATTATCATATTTACTTTCGTGTGAAGGCATCTTATTTTCCATATGTTGTTTTGAATTATAACTAATTTGATTGGGATTGGGAAACAGGAAGGCAGGATACAGCTCGGTGTACGACAAGAACCCGGATGAGCAGGCACACGCTGGTGCAGTCCCTGACGATGTGATCCATGCAACACAATCCGGCAAGTATTGGGCCCCAAACCCACATACTGGAGTATTTGGTCCTCCTGCCGGCACCGACCAACCCACTCCTCCTCCCACCGCTGATGCCATCAAGGACTCCGTTCTGGAGGAGAAGGCCTGGTTCCGCCCCACTAGTCTCGAGGACCTTGAGAAGCCCCACAGTCTTCCTTAGACACTCCATCTCTATATGGGATCCATATATAggataaataaataaggagacatATTAAAGTGGGAGTGTTGTGGTTAATTAATTGATTGCTCTCTACTCTCTTTCTAGCTTGCGTGTATAGTGCTGCTTAGTTTTACAAGAGCCTGGACTGCAGcttttgttatacatttttatatatagCTTGCTAGTCATGATCATGAACTATGCTGTGGATGTATCGTCATCATCCTTGCTTCTGTATTCATGCTACTTTAATATCATATCTATGCTTATGATGACGTTGTGCTTATATTATTGCTTACTTGTTAACGGTCCAGACTTGAATTTATTTTTGATCCAATCATACTGATAGATCTAGACGAGAAATGCAGATATATCCATTACAAGGACCAGTGTAAGACCCGTGCTAAGACTGTTAATTTAGAAAAGTCTTCGTATATAAAAATTCATCATTAAATGTATAAGACTGTTTCATTCTCTGTTTATAAaggttaaaataattttattatttttctaggtGATATTAGCAAATTCCACataaatataaaagctattatgatattatgattatatatttaaataaatgttgTTACACATTTTTACTGTttacaaccaaaaaaaaaaattaaaacttcaataaaaataatttatattgtaATCATATAAACAACAAATACTAACTAAGTAACATTTAGTTATATTATTAGACTCCTAATATATACTCTGCAGTAGCACGAGTCATGTACTTAatctattttattgtatttatgtataatttgtttataaaaaatataattaatttatttagaacaCAAAAAGATTAAGTAATTGATCTCTTTTGTTATATTGATATTTAATCCAGTTGTTCATATCTGATTCACAATTTAACGAGACTTAAAATGGATAAAGCTCTATCAACACTATACATATATCAATATTCAGATCTTCATTACTACTTACTCGACTATATAAAGTCACACGGCTGACAGGAGTCTAACCctacttatctaaataagtaactaaCTACTAAGATATCTCCTAGTAATCTAGAAAGGAGATCCCAACAACCTCTCTAACAAAAGAgaacggttatccaccatcaAAAGTGAAACTACTCTAAAAGGTGGTTATTGACTCTATATCTACACTTATAAATACCCTAACCCTCTCAGGTATTCTTCGaatccaatctactaaaaacctgcctaaaatctttgctaacttaagcataagAGTCCCTTGCAGATTCTTTTATCGAAGAAATCATGCGTGCTAGGGTCTCAGAAACTATAAAAGCACCGACATGGATATCTATGATGGAACAACCAACCTGAGACATCATCTAAACAACTTTAAAAGTCAGATGCACTTGGATGACACGTCAGATGCAACTCGTTGCAAAGCATTCCCAACGACGTTAACCAAAGAGGCGATAAAGTGGTTCGATAGTGTAACAGCCTAGAGCATCCGCCagcacgatattgtctgcttttgcacacaaggcctcacggttttgcctttgacgatagggatgatagctgcAACCcccccccccacactcactcatcaAAACGCGTCCACCCTCCCTAaaggagcccagcgccctcgctggcacattgaTCCGGGCTCCGTCTTTGATACCATCTATAATAGTCCAGACCACCCgttagcacgatattgtccgctttcgcacacaaggcctcacggtttgcctttgacgatagggatgatagccgaaaccccccacactcactcgtcaaaatgcgtcatgctagggatatctacacccttataaggcatgtttcgttctcctccccaaccgatgtgggatcttacaatttttcaaaataaaatttctaaatttagaATCTATCTTGGgcacttaaaattattatttttattaaaacgaTTTTACGGAAAAActccggttcttacattctcccctcctaataaaatttttgccctcgaaaattcaaACTACTCGATATATCCTCCTTGAAGCATTCTATCGTGTCGATGTTCCCTCTCACcttccgctgcgtcactctgataaTTTGTCACTATGAGTCCGACTCACTCCGCTACCTCGAACTAAATTTTTCCTTTAACCCAAATACCGCCTTTGTAATATTTTCCAAAACTTTCAAAACAAGCTTATTCTAAACCAGTTCATTGTTAAAGCTttctcaaaagagtaaaaaatcaTTTACTCGGAAGTCGATTACTTTAAATCAcgattttcttaaataaaaacttttcaatttGAATCCCTTTCGATAAGATAAATTTAGAAACCAAATTCACAaattgataaaaatcaaagaactcacttttcttttaaacCATATCATTTAACCCAAGAGTTCCGTCCtagttttaaaatcaaatcatttaaATCCAAAGTTTCaaaccaaatttcaaaatcattttaaactttaaaacttTTTACAAGGTTCAAAACCATACCGGTTAGAAGTTTGGAAATCATAATTAAAAACCGCAAAAGCATCAATCGGCACTTCCCTTGCCATCAGTGCTGAGACCCACCTATCAACCGATATGCTGCAACTCCACGAACAGGTATTCCAGAACATGCCTTGTCATCCTCACTACCTCTCCGTTAACGTGATTGACCTTGTCCACCTGTTTCTATTCGGGTttcttttccacaccaaacaatcgatatcaaggtgatcaatctcaatatcTAAAGCTCAGTGCTTCAATTATTCCCAaaagcactcacaaacaagcatgctatgcatatcaagcagataacctaaatagcatgaatttaaaaaaatgactcagagtatgcaacgaaACACAATCGGTCTACCCTtcaggctcacgaggatgaactgct
Coding sequences within it:
- the LOC112801365 gene encoding late embryogenesis abundant protein At5g17165, producing the protein MAANSSSRGITALGKRLCTNRIWNSNSSSLSPALASRKAGYSSVYDKNPDEQAHAGAVPDDVIHATQSGKYWAPNPHTGVFGPPAGTDQPTPPPTADAIKDSVLEEKAWFRPTSLEDLEKPHSLP